The following are encoded together in the Bos indicus isolate NIAB-ARS_2022 breed Sahiwal x Tharparkar chromosome 27, NIAB-ARS_B.indTharparkar_mat_pri_1.0, whole genome shotgun sequence genome:
- the LOC109553468 gene encoding claudin-22-like, translated as MMALVFRAVAQLGGISLSLLGWVLSCLTNYLPQWKNFNLDLNEMENWTMGLWQACVVQEEVGMQCKDFESFLGLPAELRISRVLMFVSNGLGFLGLLVSGFGLDCLRIGETQRDVKKRLLILGGILFWTAGVTALVPVSWVAHVTVQEFWDESIPEIVPRWEFGEALFIGWFAGFSLLLGGCLLNWAACGTQAPLASGRYAVAETQPHHLHLEMRTTHLKL; from the coding sequence ATGATGGCCTTAGTGTTTAGAGCAGTGGCACAATTAGGTGGAATTTCATTATCCTTGCTGGGATGGGTTTTATCCTGTCTGACAAACTACCTGCCGCAATGGAAGAATTTCAACCTGGatttaaatgaaatggaaaactgGACCATGGGGCTCTGGCAAGCCTGTGTTGTCCAGGAGGAAGTAGGGATGCAGTGCAAGGACTTTGAGTCTTTCCTGGGTTTGCCTGCTGAGCTCAGGATCTCCAGGGTTTTAATGTTCGTCTCGAATGGGCTGGGGTTCCTGGGCCTGCTGGTGTCGGGCTTTGGCCTGGACTGCTTGAGGATTGGAGAGACACAGCGGGACGTCAAGAAGCGGCTGTTGATCCTGGGAGGAATTCTGTTCTGGACAGCGGGCGTCACAGCCCTCGTTCCCGTCTCTTGGGTGGCCCACGTGACAGTGCAGGAGTTCTGGGACGAGAGCATCCCCGAGATTGTGCCCAGGTGGGAGTTTGGAGAGGCCCTCTTTATCGGCTGGTTTGCTGGATTTTCTCTCCTGCTGGGAGGGTGTCTGCTGAACTGGGCTGCCTGCGGGACCCAGGCTCCCCTGGCTTCCGGCCGCTATGCAGTGGCAGAAACGCAGCCTCACCATCTACATCTGGAGATGAGAACCACTCATCTGAAACTCTAA
- the LOC109553313 gene encoding putative claudin-24: MALVLRVAMQFVGILLSLLGWVLSIITTYLPHWKNLNLDLNDMENWTMGLWQACVIQEEVGMQCKDFESFLGLPTELRVSRVLMFLSNGLGLLGLLVSGFGLDCLRIGETQRDVKKRLLILGGILFWTAGVTALVPVSWVAHVTVQEFWDERIPEIVPRWEFGEALFIGWFAGFSLLLGGCLLNWAACGTQAPLASGRYAVAEMQTQCAYLENGTAHPSV; this comes from the coding sequence ATGGCTTTAGTTTTGAGAGTAGCAATGCAATTCGTTGGGATTTTGCTCTCATTGCTGGGATGGGTTTTATCCATTATTACGACTTACTTGCCACATTGGAAAAACCTCAACCTGGACTTAAATGACATGGAAAACTGGACCATGGGGCTCTGGCAAGCCTGTGTCATCCAGGAGGAAGTAGGGATGCAGTGCAAGGACTTTGAGTCTTTCCTGGGTTTGCCTACTGAGCTCAGGGTCTCCAGGGTTTTAATGTTCCTCTCGAATGGGCTGGGGCTCCTGGGCCTGCTGGTGTCGGGCTTTGGCCTGGACTGCTTGAGGATTGGAGAGACACAGCGGGACGTCAAGAAGCGGCTGTTGATCCTGGGAGGAATTCTGTTCTGGACAGCGGGCGTCACAGCCCTCGTTCCCGTCTCTTGGGTGGCCCACGTGACAGTGCAGGAGTTCTGGGACGAGCGCATCCCCGAGATTGTGCCCAGGTGGGAGTTTGGAGAGGCCCTCTTTATCGGCTGGTTTGCTGGATTTTCTCTCCTGCTGGGAGGGTGTCTGCTGAACTGGGCTGCCTGCGGGACCCAGGCTCCCCTGGCTTCCGGCCGCTATGCAGTGGCAGAAATGCAAACTCAGTGTGCATACCTGGAAAATGGAACTGCCCACCCTTCAGTATAA